One genomic region from Pararge aegeria chromosome 14, ilParAegt1.1, whole genome shotgun sequence encodes:
- the LOC120629133 gene encoding uncharacterized protein LOC120629133 isoform X1 yields the protein MIETENEAAENIEDDILDPAEATMSATENEATDNIEGDLRDIFGLSPVEPYEDSGSEYVPEQRSRSSSRSLQDILGDSSTENNEEGQPSFSTNKDTRKRMRKESLWKKNVRKNKRARGEAYVNTKGVLIPAKQIDTGLQCTCNQKCHDKIVHDRQKQLFSKFYALANFDLQSAYLYSLIHVVIKARSYVRVRDTTSDRVAGNVTSKPKEFSRLYHLPEANGKHIRVCKSFFKQVFKVSDGRLTRVLKNKPLGDPAPIDKRGRHIPSNKTPETKVNEVKDFINTFPKYDSHYTRHKSESRQYLPPHLNLSIMYSEYKSKVAGPVSKYIFEKIFNENFNLTFHAPVTDSCKRCDNFKVKIDACDNNELSKKNELTIAKELHLRKAESAMKNLKLDMQNAKQDNDTTVIIFDLMKTLPTPVISTGICYYKRQLWTYCLGIHNAGTDEMFMYVWDESTASRGPQEIGSCLLKFIREHVHTKRLIMYSDQCGGQNRNIKVAALCMHIVSSPQFTVENIDHKFTVSGHSFSSCDRAFGLVEKQKKYFPDIYVPEHWNNVILAARKKKPFKIVEMKGDDFISTKALETNITNRKIGVDRSKVEWLKIQWLLYNKSHPFSMFFKYSNEPEVLFAEVNFSKRSSKDTSNFELEILFPEGRKISHEKKKDLLCLLEYVPPIYHPFYEQLKVSSNAGNELDGAISDSSTD from the exons ATGATTGAAACTGAGAATGAAGCTGCTGAAAACATTGAGGATGACATACTAG ACCCAGCAGAAGCTACAATGAGTGCAACTGAGAATGAAGCTACTGACAACATTGAAGGTGACTTACGtg ataTATTTGGATTGAGTCCGGTGGAGCCCTATGAGGATTCGGGTTCTGAGTATGTCCCAGAACAACGTAGCAGGAGCTCATCGAGGAGTTTACAAGACATTCTTGGGGACTCGTCTACTGAAAACAATGAAGAGGGTCAGCCATCTTTTTCAACAAACAAAGATACAAGGAAGCGTATGCGCAAAGAAAGTTTATGGAAAAAGAATGTGAGAAAAAATAAACGAGCTAGAGGTGAGGCATACGTAAATACAAAAGGCGTTCTCATTCCTGCTAAACAAATAGATACAGGTCTTCAATGCACCTGTAATCAAAAATGCCATGACAAAATTGTACATGACAgacaaaaacaacttttttcaaagttttatgccctagcaaattttgatttgcaaaGTGCATACCTATATTCACTCATACATGTCGTGATAAAAGCAAGGTCTTATGTGAGAGTTAGAGATACCACATCGGATCGGGTAGCTGGAAACGTCACATCGAAGCCCAAGGAATTTTCTCGATTGTATCACTTACCAGAGGCGAATGGAAAACATATTCGTGTGTGTAAGTCATTTTTTAAGCAAGTTTTTAAAGTATCGGACGGACGCCTTACAAGGGTTCTGAAAAATAAGCCTCTTGGCGATCCCGCTCCCATTGATAAAAGAGGCCGGCACATTCCGTCGAATAAAACTCCAGAAACAAAAGTAAACGAAGTAAAGGATTTCATCAATACTTTTCCGAAATATGATTCTCACTACACAAGACACAAAAGTGAATCGAGACAGTACTTGCCTCCTCACTTAAATTTGTCAATAATGTACTCTGAATACAAAAGTAAGGTTGCAGGACCAGTTTCAAAATACATattcgaaaaaatatttaatgaaaatttcaaccTCACATTTCATGCTCCAGTAACTGACTCATGTAAGCGATGTGACAATTTCAAAGTAAAAATTGACGCTTGCGATAACAACGagctttctaaaaaaaatgagcTTACTATCGCCAAAGAACTTCATTTGCGAAAAGCAGAATCTgcgatgaaaaatttaaaacttgacATGCAAAATGCGAAGCAGGATAACGATACTACCGTTATAATCTTTGACTTAATGAAGACTCTCCCAACACCAGTAATTTCAACTGGTATTTGCTACTACAAGCGTCAGTTGTGGACCTACTGTTTAGGCATTCATAATGCTGGTACAGACgaaatgtttatgtatgtctgGGATGAATCGACAGCATCCAGGGGACCACAAGAAATAGGTTCATGCCTCCTAAAATTTATCAGAGAACATGTACACACAAAGAGGCTAATCATGTACTCTGACCAGTGTGGCGGGCAAAACCGCAACATAAAAGTTGCAGCGTTATGTATGCATATTGTTTCTAGTCCTCAATTTACAGTGGAAAATATAGACCACAAATTTACGGTCAGCGGACATTCTTTTTCATCTTGCGACCGGGCTTTTGGCTTGgtggaaaaacaaaagaagtatTTCCCAGACATATACGTTCCCGAACATTGGAACAATGTGATATTAGCagcaagaaaaaagaaacctttCAAAATTGTGGAAATGAAAGGAGATGACTTTATATCCACCAAAGCCTTGGAAACTAATATCACAAACAGGAAGATCGGCGTTGATCGAAGTAAAGTTGAATGGCTTAAAATACAGTGgcttttgtacaataaaagccaTCCATTCTCGATGTTCTTCAAATATTCCAACGAGCCAGAAGTTCTTTTCGCAGAGGTTAATTTCAGCAAGAGGTCATCCAAAGATacgtcaaactttgaactcgaGATTTTATTTCCAGAGGGAAGAAAAATCAGccatgagaaaaaaaaagacctTCTATGCCTTTTGGAATATGTTCCACCTATCTATCACCCTTTCTATGAACAACTCAAAGTCTCCTCCAATGCGGGGAATGAACTAGATGGTGCAATTAGTGATTCTTCGACTGATTAA
- the LOC120629133 gene encoding uncharacterized protein LOC120629133 isoform X2, with amino-acid sequence MIETENEAAENIEDDILDIFGLSPVEPYEDSGSEYVPEQRSRSSSRSLQDILGDSSTENNEEGQPSFSTNKDTRKRMRKESLWKKNVRKNKRARGEAYVNTKGVLIPAKQIDTGLQCTCNQKCHDKIVHDRQKQLFSKFYALANFDLQSAYLYSLIHVVIKARSYVRVRDTTSDRVAGNVTSKPKEFSRLYHLPEANGKHIRVCKSFFKQVFKVSDGRLTRVLKNKPLGDPAPIDKRGRHIPSNKTPETKVNEVKDFINTFPKYDSHYTRHKSESRQYLPPHLNLSIMYSEYKSKVAGPVSKYIFEKIFNENFNLTFHAPVTDSCKRCDNFKVKIDACDNNELSKKNELTIAKELHLRKAESAMKNLKLDMQNAKQDNDTTVIIFDLMKTLPTPVISTGICYYKRQLWTYCLGIHNAGTDEMFMYVWDESTASRGPQEIGSCLLKFIREHVHTKRLIMYSDQCGGQNRNIKVAALCMHIVSSPQFTVENIDHKFTVSGHSFSSCDRAFGLVEKQKKYFPDIYVPEHWNNVILAARKKKPFKIVEMKGDDFISTKALETNITNRKIGVDRSKVEWLKIQWLLYNKSHPFSMFFKYSNEPEVLFAEVNFSKRSSKDTSNFELEILFPEGRKISHEKKKDLLCLLEYVPPIYHPFYEQLKVSSNAGNELDGAISDSSTD; translated from the exons ATGATTGAAACTGAGAATGAAGCTGCTGAAAACATTGAGGATGACATACTAG ataTATTTGGATTGAGTCCGGTGGAGCCCTATGAGGATTCGGGTTCTGAGTATGTCCCAGAACAACGTAGCAGGAGCTCATCGAGGAGTTTACAAGACATTCTTGGGGACTCGTCTACTGAAAACAATGAAGAGGGTCAGCCATCTTTTTCAACAAACAAAGATACAAGGAAGCGTATGCGCAAAGAAAGTTTATGGAAAAAGAATGTGAGAAAAAATAAACGAGCTAGAGGTGAGGCATACGTAAATACAAAAGGCGTTCTCATTCCTGCTAAACAAATAGATACAGGTCTTCAATGCACCTGTAATCAAAAATGCCATGACAAAATTGTACATGACAgacaaaaacaacttttttcaaagttttatgccctagcaaattttgatttgcaaaGTGCATACCTATATTCACTCATACATGTCGTGATAAAAGCAAGGTCTTATGTGAGAGTTAGAGATACCACATCGGATCGGGTAGCTGGAAACGTCACATCGAAGCCCAAGGAATTTTCTCGATTGTATCACTTACCAGAGGCGAATGGAAAACATATTCGTGTGTGTAAGTCATTTTTTAAGCAAGTTTTTAAAGTATCGGACGGACGCCTTACAAGGGTTCTGAAAAATAAGCCTCTTGGCGATCCCGCTCCCATTGATAAAAGAGGCCGGCACATTCCGTCGAATAAAACTCCAGAAACAAAAGTAAACGAAGTAAAGGATTTCATCAATACTTTTCCGAAATATGATTCTCACTACACAAGACACAAAAGTGAATCGAGACAGTACTTGCCTCCTCACTTAAATTTGTCAATAATGTACTCTGAATACAAAAGTAAGGTTGCAGGACCAGTTTCAAAATACATattcgaaaaaatatttaatgaaaatttcaaccTCACATTTCATGCTCCAGTAACTGACTCATGTAAGCGATGTGACAATTTCAAAGTAAAAATTGACGCTTGCGATAACAACGagctttctaaaaaaaatgagcTTACTATCGCCAAAGAACTTCATTTGCGAAAAGCAGAATCTgcgatgaaaaatttaaaacttgacATGCAAAATGCGAAGCAGGATAACGATACTACCGTTATAATCTTTGACTTAATGAAGACTCTCCCAACACCAGTAATTTCAACTGGTATTTGCTACTACAAGCGTCAGTTGTGGACCTACTGTTTAGGCATTCATAATGCTGGTACAGACgaaatgtttatgtatgtctgGGATGAATCGACAGCATCCAGGGGACCACAAGAAATAGGTTCATGCCTCCTAAAATTTATCAGAGAACATGTACACACAAAGAGGCTAATCATGTACTCTGACCAGTGTGGCGGGCAAAACCGCAACATAAAAGTTGCAGCGTTATGTATGCATATTGTTTCTAGTCCTCAATTTACAGTGGAAAATATAGACCACAAATTTACGGTCAGCGGACATTCTTTTTCATCTTGCGACCGGGCTTTTGGCTTGgtggaaaaacaaaagaagtatTTCCCAGACATATACGTTCCCGAACATTGGAACAATGTGATATTAGCagcaagaaaaaagaaacctttCAAAATTGTGGAAATGAAAGGAGATGACTTTATATCCACCAAAGCCTTGGAAACTAATATCACAAACAGGAAGATCGGCGTTGATCGAAGTAAAGTTGAATGGCTTAAAATACAGTGgcttttgtacaataaaagccaTCCATTCTCGATGTTCTTCAAATATTCCAACGAGCCAGAAGTTCTTTTCGCAGAGGTTAATTTCAGCAAGAGGTCATCCAAAGATacgtcaaactttgaactcgaGATTTTATTTCCAGAGGGAAGAAAAATCAGccatgagaaaaaaaaagacctTCTATGCCTTTTGGAATATGTTCCACCTATCTATCACCCTTTCTATGAACAACTCAAAGTCTCCTCCAATGCGGGGAATGAACTAGATGGTGCAATTAGTGATTCTTCGACTGATTAA